The region TGATACGCAATCGCGCATGGAACGACCCAAACCCACGGATGTTTCGGCCCATTTTGGAAGACATCCTCTGGTGGGCTTTGAAAAAAGAGGGAGAAAAAAACAGGCGGCGTTTGGCGGCAATGCCCTGTCGCAATGTTTCGCGTTTGACACTTCCACTGCGCCGACAGGCGCTTCGCCTTCATGTCACCAAGAACGAAAGCCTATCTTATTGGGGCGGTCTTCCCCGCTTGCCTCCCGACACCCCATGGCCTACCGCGGGCGGGGTGCCGTTGAGTTTCGTCGTTGCCATCGACTTGAGCGAGGCGGCACAGGAGCAGCATTTGGAATGGCTGCCGGATCGCGGCACGTTGTTGTTCTTCGTCGATGCCCAATATCCCCCCCATGGCAGTCAACCCGACGATGTCAAGGCGTGGAGGCTGATCTACCTGCCGGAGGGGAACGGGTCATACCCTGAACGGGAAACGCCGCCCGTTCCCGCCAATGATCGTTTTGGCCAGTACAAGCTGTTTCTACGTAAAAACATTCGCTTCAAATTGGCAAAGCCCCGACCTTCGCCGGGTCGCTCCGAAGTGAAGGCCTTGGCATTGAACGAGGCTGAAATGAAGCGGTATGAGGAGCTGTTCGAAAACCAGGAAGGATTCGACGACCGATATGATTCTTACCTTGGGGGGTATCCCCAGGCGATCCAGAACGACGCCATGGAATTGGCGTGTCAATTGTTGACCCACGGTCAGCCCCTCGACATTCCGCATCCGTACGACACCTGCGAAGCCCAGGCGCTGGCCCTCGGAGCTTCCGAGTGGCGTCTTCTGATGCAAATCGCCAGCAACGAAAAGCTGGGCTTCGAGTGGTATGACCGGGGCAATATGTTTGTCTGGATGCGTGAAGAGGACGCACGAGCCGCCCGGTTCAAAAAGGCCTGGGTTATCACGCAATGTGGTTGAGCGTGGGGCAGGGCGGGCGACTGGAGCGGGGCCCCTTCGCGTGGGCGGCGGATCGGTTTTGGGAGGGCCACGCTCCGTCGTGGCCGCCTTTGGGTGCAGGCAGTCTGGGTTTTGACGATGGTGATTCGAGGGGCGCGGCAGCGTTCTGCCCTGGCACGACTGACTTCGCCATTGGTGAAGGAAAAGCGGACGCGACGCAGCGCGTCCCTCCACAAAGCCCCTCACAGTGACGGTGTACCGTTTTTTGGAGGGGCGTGCTCTGTCGTGGCCGCTTTTGGGATGAACAAAGGATTTATCTGACGGATTTGAATGGAACAGGAGAAAAGGAAATGAGCGACCACCCCAAGTCTCCCCGGCTCAAACGTCCTGCCCACCCGCGAAAAACCCCGCCTCACCTCCCCTCGAAGATTCCCGACGGCTGCTCCCCCATCGAGTTCGTCACGGTCTGCGCCTAAAACAGCCGCTCCCCCTTTTGGGCGCTCCTCCCCCCGGTAGAACCATTCCACAACCATTCCATCCACATCGTCTTGCGCATGGTCTTAGCCAGACTAGACTAACCATGATTTCTATTCATCAAGCAGGAGGGGCCGCCATGTCTGCCGTCAACATGTTGCAAGCCAAATCGAACCTTTCCCGGTTGGTCGAGGCGATTGAGCAGGGGCAGGAGCGGGAGATCGTCATCGCCCGCAACGGCAAGCCTGCCGCCAAGTTGGTGGCGATTTCGACCGTCCCCATCGCACAACGGATCGGGGTGGCCAAGGGGCTCTTTGAGGTTCCCGACGACATCGACGCCCACAACGACGAGGTGGCGCGCCTGTTTTTGGGCGGGGGGGCGCCGTGAATCTGCTGCTCGATACCCACATCGCCCTGTGGGCGGTGACCGACAGCCCCCGCCTGTCTGAAAAAGCGCGGGAGTTGATCCTCTCACCCCGCGCCCACTTGTGGGTCAGCGCCGCCTCAATCTGGGAGATCGCCATCAAGCACAGCTTGGGGCGGGGCGACATGCCGGTTTCTGGGGAGGAGGCGGTGCGGTATTTCCGGGCCTCCGGGTTCGGGTCGTTGCCTGTCGAGCCCGAACACGCCGCCGCCATCGAAACCTTGCCCCCACACCACCAAGACCCATTTGACCGCCTGTTGGCGGCCCAGGCGTTGGTGGAGCCGATGCGGCTTCTGACCCACGACGCCACCTTGGCCCGCTACGGCGACACCATCGTTCTGGTTTGATCCTCAGCGTGGTTTGGCTCCTGGGTTTTGGGTGAGACCGGGATCGGTGTCATGGCGCGCATCGACTGTGGCGATGAAAACGGCATGACGGATGGGGCAGGTGAGGGGGGAAACCTTTGGGTCACGCTTCGCGCGACCGTGGACGCGACGGAGCGCGTCCCTCCAGAATGCCCCTCGTGGTGATGGCGGATCGGTTTTTGGAGGGCCACGCTCTGTCGTGGCCGCCTTTGGGTGCAGGCAGTCTGGGTTTTGACGATGGTGATTCGAGGGGCTCGGCAGCGTTCTGCCCTGGCACGACTGACGTTGCCGTTTGCGTGGGAAAAGCGGACGCGACACAGCGCGTCCCTCTCCACAAGGCCCCTTCGCGTGGGCGGTGGATCGGTTTTGGGAGGGCCACGCTCCGTCGTGGCCGCCTTTGGAAACGCTGATTCAAGGCATCCGCCTTGAATCAGCGACGCCTGGCAAAAACCAAAAGTAGGCGCCATGAGGCGGCGATGGTTTTTGCTCCGCGTTCAAAATCAGCAGAGCTTCGGCCTACGGACGTTCCTGATTTTGGCGGCCCGTCCCAGGGCCGCTCGGAAGCGCTCATCAATCAGCGCGTCCCTTTGGGATGATCGAGGGATGACCTCACGGATTTGAATGGAACAGGAGATCAGTGCATGACCGACCACCCCAAGCCTCCCCGGCCCCAACGCCCTGCCCGTCCCCGCAAAACCCCTCCTCACCTCCCCCCAAAGATTCCCGACGACCGTTCCCCCATCCTTTTGGTCACGGTCTGCACCCAAAACCGCCGCCCTCTGTTGGCCCGTCCCGAGGTGCACGATCTGCTCCGCACGGTGTGGCGCCAAGCCGATGCTTGGAGGGTGGGGCGGTATGTGGTGATGCCCGACCACATTCACCTGTTTTGTGCCCCATCCGCGTTCGCGGGGGCGCCAGTAGCGAGGTGGGTTCAGTTCTGGAAGTCGCAGGCGACGAGCCAGTGGCCCCACCCCGAGTTGTTGCCGATTTGGCAGAAGTCGTTTTGGGATACCCAACTGAGGCACGCCGAAAGCTATGCCGCCAAATGGGCGTACGTGCGATTGAACCCAGTGCGGGCCGGGCTTTGCGACGCCACTGAGCAATGGCCGTTTCAGGGGGAATTCAGCGTTCTGCCCTGGCACGACTGACGTTGCCGTTTGCGTGGGAAAAGCGGACGCGACACAGCGCGTCCCTCCAGAATGCCCCTCGTGGTGATGGCGGATCGGTTTTGGGAGGGCCACGCTCTGTCGTGGCCGCCTTTGAATCCCGACAGCATTCTGACTTACCCCCTGGGCAAGCCCCCCCACACAGGCTGAACCCAGCCCGCCCCGAGCGAATGAAAGACGAATGACAGCCCCACAAGGGGCCGGTAGCATCGGCGGCATAAAGCAGCATTCCATATGCCTGTTTTTCAAAGAGACAAGGAGCCCCCCATGCCAGGAGCCTTCGCCCACATGATCGCCGCCGATCTGGCCAAAAGCCGGGTCGAGGGGGGATCGCCCTTCCTCGCAAAAGCGCTCAATCGCTACAACGAATGGCTGCAAGCCGGTGCCGTCGGCCCCGATTACCCCTACCTCCACCGCTTGATCTTCAACGACGCCTCCAACCGCTGGGCCGACCTCATGCACTACCAGGCGACCGGCGACATGGTGCGGGCCGGGCTTGCCGAGCTGAAACCCCGCTTCGTCGCCGAGCAAAACGATCCCCTCTTCATGCGCTCGGCCGCCTGGCTCTTCGGCTATGCCTCCCACGTGGTTCTCGACGCCAGCATCCACCCGGTGGTGCGGGCCATCGTCGGGGAATACGCCGCCCACAAAACCGAGCACCGCGCCTGCGAAATGGTCATGGATTCCTGGATCTACAAAGAGACCTACAGGGTCGAGCTGATCAATGCTGAGTGGGCCGACTTCATGCGCGCGTTGACGGTCGGCGGGGGGATGGATCCGGCGGTGGCGACCCTGTGGCGCCAAATGCTGCAAACCGTTCACCCCGCCGCGTTTAATCAAAATCCCCCGCAAATCGACGGCTGGCAAAAGGGATACGTCACCGCCCTGGACGCCGCCGACCTCAACGTCGGTTTCTTCCGCCACGCCGCCGAGCAGAAGGGGGTCGTCTATGTGCCGGTCGCTGTGATCCCCGGCGCCGACCGCACCCGTTTCATCGAGCAGGCGGCCCTGCCCAAGAACAACCGTTTCGGCAAAACCGCCATGCACTACCGCGACATCCACCAATTTGGGGTTGATCGGGTCGTTCGCTTTTGGGGGTTGATGGAGGGGGCGCTCAAGGGGGAGGGGGATCCCGAGCTGCCTGAGCTACTCAACTGGAATCTGGATACCGGCACCCTGATCGGCAAGGAGGAGAATGGCGATGCGACACTTTGGGTTTAAGAAAGCGGCGCTGGGGGCGCTGCTACTGGGGATGCTGTTGTTACAAGGGTGCTTGGGCGCCCCGGTGCGCTACAGCGACGAACAGATGGGGCCGCTCACCACCTTGAGTCGGGTGACCATGGATGCGGTGTGGGGGATGTACGTGGGCGAGACGTTGCCCGAAAACCTGGATGAGGCGCAGATCAAGCAGGTGGTGGCCGCTCGGGGGCGTCCGGTGGAGGGGCTGGAGGAGGCGCTCGACACCTACGACATGCGGATCGTGACCCATGACCGGCAGATGGAGGCGATCTTCTGGGATCCTAAGACGACGCGGAAGTTGATCGAGGATATGCGCTGCACCCGGTTCGTCGATTTCAAAGCTTGGGAGGTCCAGGCGAGCGGCTCGGAGCCTACCCTCGATTGGGGGATATGCGGGCCGTAGTAGGGGATGGGCAGGACTCTTCGACGTTGCAACGACCGGGAAAGGGCTTCGATGAACATTCAACATGGGTGGTACCGCAAATCGACCTGGCTGGGACTCTGGATGGCGCTGGGGTTGCTGGTCGGCTGTGCCCCGACCCAGCCGATGGCCCTAGATGACATGCAGGCCCCGCTGGAATTGGGCAACGACACCATCCTTTTGCTGCGTCTGCATACGGTCAATGAGCTCAAACCGGGGTTCCAACCCGAGGTTCTGGGCATTCGTGTGGTCAACCTTGCCACCCATGAACCCATCACCTTCAAACCCATCGCCCGGCCCGTCGTCCAGGGGCAGGGGTACGAATATCTGGTCAGTTTGCGTTTGCCTTCGGGTCAATACGAAATCGCCACCTTGAACGGGATGAGTTTTGGCTACCACCTCCAGGCCTACTTCGAGGTGCCGCTGCACAGACAGGTGGCGATCCCACCCGGCAAGGTGATCTATCTGGGGCGGATCGACGCCCGCAACGTCTGCCGCACCAGCGACGAACAACCCC is a window of Proteobacteria bacterium CG1_02_64_396 DNA encoding:
- a CDS encoding prevent-host-death protein — protein: MSAVNMLQAKSNLSRLVEAIEQGQEREIVIARNGKPAAKLVAISTVPIAQRIGVAKGLFEVPDDIDAHNDEVARLFLGGGAP
- a CDS encoding twitching motility protein PilT, whose translation is MNLLLDTHIALWAVTDSPRLSEKARELILSPRAHLWVSAASIWEIAIKHSLGRGDMPVSGEEAVRYFRASGFGSLPVEPEHAAAIETLPPHHQDPFDRLLAAQALVEPMRLLTHDATLARYGDTIVLV